In a genomic window of Pirellulales bacterium:
- the trpD gene encoding anthranilate phosphoribosyltransferase: MIEETLGRLAAGEDLSMDDTSRAVEAIMLGLCADSEIGLLLSGLHLKGETVAEIAGAASAMRRHMTPIHTSREGVLDTCGTGGDGSATFNISTAAALVAAAAGAPVAKHGNRRVTSTCGSADVLAVLGVNIEASVPLVEACLDELGICFCFAPLLHGAMKNVAHVRQQLGVPTIFNLLGPLSNPARAPFQLVGVGRAELRPVLAEALAMLGIARAVVVNGEDGLDEVTLNGTTKVTEVHAGRVRDFTWHPYDFGLEPSSLESMRVSGAEESASMIRDVLAGRPGPQRDIVVLNAAAALWTAERAPTTADGALLAAEAIDSGAAGTLLARLVQKTNARS, encoded by the coding sequence TTGATCGAAGAGACGCTGGGTAGACTTGCCGCTGGCGAAGACTTGTCGATGGACGACACATCGCGCGCGGTCGAAGCGATCATGCTGGGACTTTGCGCGGATTCAGAGATCGGTCTGCTCCTAAGCGGATTACACCTCAAAGGAGAGACCGTCGCCGAGATCGCCGGAGCCGCCTCCGCGATGCGCCGTCACATGACGCCAATCCATACCTCTCGAGAAGGTGTGCTCGATACGTGCGGCACTGGCGGAGACGGTTCGGCTACATTCAATATCAGCACGGCGGCCGCGCTGGTCGCTGCTGCGGCGGGTGCGCCGGTCGCCAAGCATGGAAATCGCCGCGTCACCAGCACCTGCGGGTCGGCTGATGTGCTGGCGGTTTTGGGCGTGAATATCGAGGCGTCCGTGCCGCTCGTAGAAGCCTGTTTGGACGAGTTGGGTATCTGCTTCTGTTTCGCGCCGTTGTTGCACGGTGCGATGAAGAATGTGGCCCACGTTCGTCAACAGTTGGGGGTGCCGACGATTTTCAACCTGCTCGGCCCGCTGTCGAATCCGGCCCGGGCTCCATTTCAATTGGTAGGTGTCGGGCGCGCCGAGCTACGGCCGGTCTTGGCCGAGGCGCTCGCCATGTTGGGCATCGCGCGAGCCGTGGTCGTCAACGGCGAGGATGGGCTCGACGAAGTCACTCTCAATGGCACGACAAAAGTCACGGAAGTGCATGCGGGCCGAGTCCGGGACTTCACGTGGCATCCCTACGACTTTGGACTCGAGCCGTCGAGCCTGGAGTCCATGCGTGTCTCGGGAGCCGAAGAAAGCGCGTCAATGATTCGCGACGTGCTAGCAGGCAGGCCAGGACCGCAGCGCGATATCGTCGTGCTGAATGCCGCGGCTGCGCTGTGGACGGCAGAACGCGCGCCCACGACCGCCGACGGCGCTCTCCTGGCTGCCGAGGCTATCGATAGTGGTGCGGCGGGCACTCTGCTAGCGCGGCTCGTGCAGAAAACCAATGCCCGCAGTTGA